In one window of Legionella fallonii LLAP-10 DNA:
- a CDS encoding PFL_4695 family integrating conjugative element protein, with protein sequence MRKISLIAGLLMITSCYAYQVIDMEHYIKESQEQLTEESLKLQAKLDARLPATSKATVGKVLKRKLELINFSYSIFIIGDDAVSRQWLKDHAQELEKINALGFITNIDSSSSLLELQELIKAPLLPADVDDLLAIFKESHYPLIFNKGEIWQ encoded by the coding sequence ATGAGAAAGATATCACTAATTGCAGGTTTATTGATGATTACTTCCTGCTATGCCTATCAAGTCATCGATATGGAACACTACATCAAAGAATCGCAAGAGCAACTCACAGAAGAATCACTGAAACTTCAGGCAAAACTGGATGCGCGATTACCTGCGACCAGCAAAGCAACAGTGGGCAAAGTATTAAAACGCAAATTAGAATTAATTAACTTTTCTTATTCTATTTTTATCATTGGCGATGATGCTGTATCTCGTCAATGGTTAAAGGATCATGCACAAGAGTTAGAAAAGATAAATGCTCTGGGTTTTATTACTAATATAGACAGCAGTTCCAGTCTGCTGGAACTTCAGGAATTAATCAAAGCACCATTATTGCCTGCTGATGTAGATGACCTCTTAGCCATCTTCAAAGAAAGCCATTACCCACTGATTTTTAATAAAGGTGAGATATGGCAATAA
- a CDS encoding TIGR03747 family integrating conjugative element membrane protein gives MAIKTQTQKKSKRIIMSLLLLVFIGWLILLGWALSLWGMNGFDSAWQTIYELSKQQTSAVAEFNDASVAEHFKSWVTAIPTEKMTDKVGKVTTVIKSELNTVLPENNSELDQIVDDLFTTTKQVGLLISLTAHVMFIKLMILLASIPLFALAMTAGLVDGLNQRAIRTASLGRESSYVFHQLNRYFKRGLLMLLALWLAVPLCITPALMFVPVSILLSVMVSITASRFKKYL, from the coding sequence ATGGCAATAAAAACTCAAACCCAAAAGAAATCCAAAAGAATCATCATGAGCTTGCTGTTACTTGTCTTTATCGGTTGGTTGATTTTATTGGGTTGGGCATTGAGTCTATGGGGAATGAATGGCTTTGATTCAGCCTGGCAAACCATCTATGAACTATCCAAACAACAAACGAGTGCAGTCGCAGAATTTAATGATGCTTCAGTGGCTGAGCACTTCAAGTCATGGGTTACCGCAATACCAACTGAAAAAATGACCGACAAAGTAGGAAAAGTTACTACCGTTATTAAAAGTGAATTGAATACCGTCTTACCAGAAAACAACTCTGAATTAGATCAGATAGTAGATGACTTATTTACCACTACAAAACAAGTTGGGTTACTTATCAGCCTGACTGCTCATGTGATGTTTATCAAGCTGATGATTCTTCTGGCAAGCATTCCATTATTTGCTTTAGCTATGACAGCAGGTTTGGTCGATGGTTTGAATCAACGAGCCATTCGCACCGCCTCGTTGGGACGTGAGTCCTCATATGTATTTCATCAATTAAATCGCTACTTCAAACGTGGTTTGCTGATGTTATTGGCCTTATGGCTAGCAGTTCCTTTGTGTATTACCCCAGCACTAATGTTCGTACCCGTCAGTATCTTATTAAGTGTGATGGTTTCCATTACAGCCAGTCGCTTTAAGAAATATTTGTAA